The Vicugna pacos chromosome 28, VicPac4, whole genome shotgun sequence genome includes the window ACACAGAGCACCTGATGGCAGGGAGGGCTTGGGGCGGGGGTAGAGTCTCAGGTGTAACTTGAATTTAGCCCAGAGGTCACCCACAGCATAGTCATGCAAAGCTCTTAGCCTGTGGGTATTAACCTATGGAACCCAGATGCCATGGGGAACTGGATGGAACGCTGGCATTTGGATAACATTAGCTTGAATTCCTGCAAAGCCCTCCCTAAGATTTCCAGGGATCCCTGCCTGGGAGGCGTGCACCCCACGGCCACTCGGCTTCCTGAGACTGTTTGGGGCGTGCGGTCTCAGCTCCGTCCCTTCAACCCGGAAATGAAACTCAGCCCCTCACCATGTTCCGCATGCCCATCTATTAACTGGTGAGTTACGTTTTCCTGAAGCATCGAGGTCGCTGGGGAGAGGACTAAAGAAAGATGGATGGGGATTCACTTGGCAGTAAAGAAGCAGCTTCAAAGTCCACATCAGCCCCCAGAAGCCTCcctgtctccctgctgctgggggtGTGTTGGTGACCCGGCCCCCCACCCCTTCTCACTgtccccctcctttctgcctgctGCCCTGCTCTCTCATCTCCCAGGGGAAGAAAGAAGACACAATCCGTGTGCCTCCCGCTGGCTCCCCAGGCACAGCCCCGCTTCTTTATCAGCTCAGCCTCACCAAGCACGGAGCTCAGGTTCCatcacccccctccccagcagcTTCTCTGCTCATTTTCCCTCTCATTTACACACACgcaaaggcacacacacacacacacactcacccacactgaaaggaatctttttttaaaactgacctttttacttttttaaagttttttaaaaaattgtttttggggtggaggtaattaggttgatttatttctttcaatagaggtactggggattgaacccaggacctcgtgcatgctaagcacccagtctcacactgagctacatcctccccactCTGAGAGGAATTCTAATGCCAGTTCTTAAGGTAATGGACTTTTCCCTTccttatatatacaaaaataaaaaatcattgtCCAGTCTGGGGGAGACAAGGCACCCTCAATACAATGAGTCATATTAAAAGGGATATAACCAAGGTGTGGAGCAAGACAAGAGGAAGGCGAGGATTTGCCCATCATCCTCTGGGCCGCTTTTCCCACTTCCACCTGGGTGCCCAGGCACTGGTGGTGACTAAAAATGGCTGTGAGTTCTCAGCACACGAGCCTGCCCAGTGCTCTCCAGGGACAGCCCTGACCCATGGCCTGGAAAGCACTTTGTGTCCTGGGCACAGTCAGAGGGAGGTGGCGTAGGGAGGGCCGAGCAGAGCCTGCCTCTGCACTTAGACGGGAAGGTTGGCTGGTGCCAGATCCTCAGGCTGGCATGTAGGCCACTGCCCTTTGCCCACACTGCTTAGAAGGTAGTGATGTCTCCACGGCCAGGTGTCTGCTCACGGCACCTGTCAGGGAGGCTGGAGACCGGCTATGTCACTGAGCGTGTGGACTCCTAAGGTGATTTGCTGGATCAGCACATCTAAATTCTGGAAGTTTTGGAGAGAATGGTGAGAGGGCTGGAGATAACAGAGCGCTCCTCACTGTGGGCTGACTCGTGTTCCCGTGGCATCAGGGTCCCCTGTTGCGAACCCTTATCCACTCATGTGCCCCCTGCCTCAGGCACAGTCAGAACCTGAAGGCCTCCTGGCTTCTAGAGCAGCTGCCCCAACAGCCCAGGGAGTTCTGGGGGGCAGAACAGGGGGTGGGCAGTTTGGCAGTTGAGGGAGGCAGCACTTTGGTGACTGCACTTGCCGGCAGGACCAGACAGGATGCTCCGGCCAGAGCTCTGCTGGAGTCTCCCACCATCCACTCAGACTCAGACTGGGAGGGCAGAACAGGATTgcaggggaaggagaaagaatggCTGGGGATGGGAGATGGGGGAGAAGAGCTGGCTCTCGGACCTCGCATCAGCCGCGCCACCTCCGTTCACACCCTCCCACGCTCGACTCAGCCAAGCACAACTGTTAGATACACATGTACTCCAATCTCCTGACCGCCCAGCCCCAGGATTCAACGGTTGGAGGGGCCGTGCCAGTCTGATTCCTCTATACCTGGTTTTCCTTTAACCAGCAACACTTCGGCCTTCTTATCTTCCGACAGTCTTCATTTGCTGACTCATCATTAATTGAACTTCTACTATGTGCCACGTTGGGAAGACTGAGGAAGGAGGACAATGAGAAAGGAGATGTAGAATAAAAGTTCCAGTAGGAATGAGGATATAAGTGTTTGCAAAGTGCTCTCTGAGCCCAGAGCATCCATGGAGGAGGTGACCTTGAACGGGAGAaaagaggggcagagggaaaagtGTGAAGGCCAACGCGGAGGCCGGGGTGACCCCGGTGGGTTCCTTTGGCTCGCAGGTCCTCCTCTCTTTTGTCCCTTTCCGTCTCTGCCGAATTAAATGTGTCTCAGTATCCTCCCCCCACCTCGCCCCCGCTTACATGTATCCTTTATCACTtcaaaaaggagactgaattggaGGACAGTGAGGATGGAGTACCAGAATACAAAACAGCTCCAGGGGCGGAAGACAGCTTTGTAGAATTCAGTCAGTGAGACGGAAAAATGGGGGGAGATTATAGGGCTATGTACATAAGGGGAGGTTTGGGGATTAAAAAGATTCTTGGGTATTTTCCTGAGTGTCTGGattaatgcacacacacacacatctctgagCACAGATGTATAccttcacatacacatatataaatgtgcacacacacattacaCGGGAGAGCAGTGACTTAAACCACAGGGCCATAGGGCTTCGCACTTGACCGACACACATCAATGTTTGCTGAATTGGAGAAAACTGCCGCTATGCCCAGCCtgctgttttttctgttttgtttttttttttccttttttatcgtTGACCATTGCTCTCAGGAGTTAATATTTGAACCTGGTCATAAAGGAGTCGACACCTAATGACCTACGGCCAACACTCGAAGCAGAGGGAGCCCCTATAAAACAGCCCACGCTGGCACCCGGCCGGCAGAGCTGCGACCAGCTGAGGACGGACCCTCGTCGCCACCATGAACTTCTCCGGCAAGTACGAACTGCAGAGCCAGGAAAACTTCGAGGCCTTCATGAAGGCCATCGGTGAGTGCTGGGCCGGGGCCGAGGCTGCGGGTCAAGGGAAGGAGGGTCCGGCCCTGCAGGTGGAGCCCAGGCAGGGTCTCCAGGTCGGGATGCAGGGAGCGGTTCAAGCTGTGCACAGACTAGGGGGCCTTGGCCTGCGTGTGGCTTTCACAGCTGGGGCTGTTCCTCCCTGGACAAGGCCACATCACAGGCGAGTGGAAAGAGCACTGACCTACGGTCTGATCTGGATTGAGGCCACCTCTGCTGGTCCCTCGTTGTGTGACCctgtccattcactcattcattcatttcttcattcttctAACAAACATCGATTCAGAGCTAACCATACGCTGAGCTGGATGCCGTGCTGGGCAGACACCAGGGAGACAGGTACAGTGAGCCCCATGCTCAAGGGCacaattgagagagagagaaaaagtgcAGAAATAAATGCACGAAGTATCTCTGATCGTGTCCTGAGTGCTGCCTTGGCCCCAAGCACTGGGCTCAGCCCTCCGTAAGGCAGCTTCCTGTTGACTCCTCACTAAAAAGGTCTGAGTTGTGTgctattatttttcccattgtGCAGCTGAGGCAACTGAGGCCCGAAAGTTCAGGTAGTCCCAAGCAGGAACTAGTTCCCAGTGATCTTGTTTTAAATGCCTGTGCAACcacctccctccgcccacccctCCAACCCCAAGTCACTTTCAGGAGGATGTGATGCTCACGGGAGGACCTCAAGGGAAGGCTTGGTGGTGGTCAAGGTGAGTCTTGGCTGAGTCCTGGAAGATGAGCAGGTGTCCACTAGGGGACAGGGGGAGGGGAGCgtgctccaggcagaggaagcaaaGGAGCAGTGGGACCAGGAAGGGTGCTGACAGGGAGAGGATGCAGAAGAGAGCAAAGGTCGACAGAGGAGGCCCCTTGGAGCCGGCTGAGAGCTTGGATCTTCTCCTGCAGGCCCCACTCTAGGCCTTGAACTGCTCACCTGTGCAACAGGACCCTCCCCACTGCTGTCAATGCACATGGTTTTCAATCCACAATTCATGTGATGGAATAAACATGCTCTGTAATTTGTAAAGCTCTGTCCCGAGTCAGGGACTCTGGGCACATCTGACTCCAGGGCCCTGGTGGCAGAGGACTCGGCAGGGGTGGGGCACGGAGGTGTCCCAGGCACAGAGCTGGTGGGTGCTTGTTGTCTGGGCGTGATTATTAAGAGCTCCCTCTTTCACTTGCACGAGGGACCTGGCTTGGGAGATGAGCTGTAAGGTCACCCTGAGTGTGCAGGACAAAGTGCTAACACTCAAAGAACAAAGTCTCCTGGCAGAAAGGAGGAGGGGTGAAGATGGAGAGCGAGTAAGAAGGAGGTGCCGTCAAGAGGAAGGCTTCCTCggggcagaggagtggttttttaTAAACCAGCTGGCAAGATGCCGGGTGTGGGCGGTCAGGCCAAGTCAGGCCACTGACCTTTCAGAGGTTGAAGCCCATGTCACTCACAGGACGCCAGTAAGGGCCGTGGCCTCCGCGACGCacagcacctccctccccctccgGGCTACAGAGTCCCTCTTGTAACCACTGCCTTCCAgctcccacctctgcccacctTAAACCTCAAATGGTTTCCACCAGGTCTGCCCGACGACCTCATCCAGAAGGGCAAGGACATCAAGGGGGTGACGGAAATCGTGCAGAATGGGAAGCACTTCAAACTCACCATCACCACCGGGTCCAGAGTGATCCAGAACGAGTTCACCCTGGGGGAGGAGTGTGAGCTGCAGACCATGACTGGGGAGAAGGTCAAGGTAGGAGCTCCCCTCTCGAACGCCCCTCTGCTTCCGGAACCTTCCCTGGAGCCTGGCCCAAGGGCTTCCTCCCCCAGGGCTCCCACCTCACAATTTCCACTGCTGAGACCCTATCTCTGAACCCACTgctggagggagaggcagagagacaaagCTCTTAAGAAAGATGCTCTTCTGGGAGCTCCCAGTTTCCTGGGACTGTCTGGGGGCGCTCTGGCCCAAGAGTCTGAGCTCCCCCTATGGAGGGTGCTGGGGAAACAGGCACACAGCAGGAATCTAAGACTCGGATTCTCCCAGGCCCCGCAATGGGCCAGGGGTCGCCAGTACAAAACCCCTAAAAGCTCTGAGGTCATCCTTGGGCTAAAGGAAATGGGCCTCAGAGCTGGTGGTGACAgggagacttcctggaggaggtgctggcAACGCCAGTGTACCCAGGCCCAGGCAGGCCCTCAGACCAAGCCTTTGGGGGTGCTCACTGAGTCCCTGGCCTCAGCTgcctcagctgtgaaatgggcGCGGTCCCCCTTCCCAGAGCAAAAGCAGTGGGCAGGGCAGCATCACCTCCAATGGGCTGTGTCAAAGGTGTGTAACGGGAGGTGGGTGCTGGCCATCTGTGGGGTTGGCAGGCACAGGCAAGGAGATCCAGGCAGTCGGGCCCCTCACCAGGAGCCCCTATTCCCCCCTCCAAAACTCCGCACACCCCAGCACAGCCAGAGCCCCTGAGCGGCATCCTCCCTCCACACCAACTGCAACCACCACCCCCACCTTGTTAACCATATGCATCGGGCTCAGCTGGCTGGTCTCCCCTCCCCTTCGGACGGCTCTCCGTTTCTGCTCTCCAGACGTAGCAGCACAGGTCAGAGGTCGGTGATAAATCTGAGGAGGGACATTCCCTTCTACACCCCCAGTTAGGGGGGGCAGGTCCTCAGGGGTTTCACCACAGGCCTTTCCAGTTGTCCATCTTGGAGGCAAAGTGTTAACCTTGGCCAGCGTCTTCTGCTTCCTGCTGGCTTTCTGTTACTCTTCCTGGATGCACAGAGCTTGAACAGGAGAAAGATAAAGGTGCTGGAAAGAGCAATACAAACCAAAGCAAAACCCATCTGGCCGGGATTTTGAatttagctgctccctccctccatGGACTTGGAGAATTAGATGTTACTCAATTTGATTTTAGTGTTTGCATTTGAACCAGTTAGTGGCCTTATGCTGATTTCTGGATCCCATCCCAGAAGTGAAAAGTCTGACAAAAGAAGCCCtgtctttttctttagtttttttttttttctgggggggcagggggtagtggtaattagatttattttaattattttttaaaggaagtcctgtggattgaacccaggacatcatgcttGCAAAGCACATGttctatcacttgagctgtaccctccctccttttctttggTTCTTGAATGCACCTCACTTCCGTTTAGAGCCAGACAAACGGGGGGAGTCAGGGACGGTGACACAAAGATGAGCAGTTAGGTATCTGTAAGCAGAGACCCCTGCAGGGGAGCCAACCTCATTAGCAAAAGTTTCACCCCCTCCCAGACCCTTCCCCTCAGGCCATTTCTTCTGTCCCCCATTGCAGGCAGTGGTTCAGCTGGAAGGTGAGAATAAACTGGTGACAACTTTCAAAGGCATCAAGTCTGTGACTGAATTGAATGGTGACACAATCATCAGTGTAAGTTGGCCCTCGAATCCTGCATCTCCCAGTGCTGGAGTTGGGGGCGGGGAGACAGGACATGCAGCCCTCCCCGCTGCCTTCCCCGTGGCCAGTCTGCTCCCTCGTGCCCCGGCAGTGGCCCCAGCTGCTGCTTCCCCGCTCTCTGGGTTCCTTCCAGCGGTCCTTCCATCCCCACTTTCCTGCCTGGAGTCCATCACTCtataacccccacccccacttcctccctcctcATTGCCATCCCccgcctcctctccccttccttccccagcaCCCGAACAGGATGGGATAAGTAGGAGCTTGTAGGAGACACAGGGTCCTGGGGAGCCACCAGCACAGCTCACCCTTCATGGTCTCCAGCAGGATGTTGACTCAAGACTCGCTCACGGGCGGGAGCATGGAAATCCATTCCCACCTCCTGTGGTCCTCTGATTCATGGAGCAACCCTCCCCATGACCCAactacccccccccccacagtcCGGGAAGGCTTTGTCTGGCCAAAAGTTgggctctttccttcctttttctattttatgactTTGCACTGCTTGTCAGCCATAACCCTTCCCTTCTGCCTCACTCACCAATGAGCCCCAGAGGCCCATCTGCCCTGCCAGCCCAGGGCACTGAGTCAGTGCCTCTGCCCTTTGGCATTTATAAGGAGAATGATGTTCTTGGCCATTTCACGGCAGCTTTGGAATCTGGCGCTCCGGTGGTGTGTGCGGCCCCATCCTCGGTGCCTGGCTGTAGGCCGTGTCCTGCCCCCATGTGGGGTGAATAGTACAGCGTTTCTCCTGCAGTTATGTCCCCCTGGCTCTTCCTTGCCCCCAGGCTGTGTCTTGAGGAGCAACAGAAAGCAGAACATTGCCCAAAGGGCCTGTCATCTCCCCGTTCAAGTGGAGAAATCCCTCAGCTAGGAGAGAGGGAGGGTCAAGCATGAAACACGTggtccccagccccagtcccggCACGGTCACAGCTGAGGTGGGGCACCTGCAGGGCAGCAGGAAATAAGCTGTGCTGGACTCAGTCCTGGCCACCGTCCTTTGATGCGTCCCATCGCCCCTCATGCTCCCACCTCTTGTGAGGGAGGCAGGATGAGGGATGCAGTGGACAGGctgacctgtccaaggtcacccagagaATGAGTTGTGGAACCAGGGTTCAAACCTCGATCTTTCCTTTCCATTGCGACACTGCTGAAGCTATGGGGCTCCTTTTCCACCCTGATGACATTGCCCTCCATCTCTGCCACAGTCGTGTTCCCAAGAACCAGCACGAGAAAGGGACCTGGGGGAGAACAGAACATCCCTCAAAGACTCAAAAGTGTGTGAATCTGAGGGATCTAATGCTTTCATATGCTTCACAGCTTTGGGAGGAGAATTATTGTGTCCCAGGCTGGGTGCCTACGTGTTTCCACATACATGTGTCCTAGGTGCTCAGCACATATTGGTTCATAGTAGGTGCTCGATGAAACTTGGAGAAATTGGGTTGGATTGGCTGGTTGGGATGGTCTTGCTCTAACAGCCATTGACGTAGAAAGGAATTCAGTAAAGGGCGGACAGCTCTCCACGGGAGGAAGCAAAGTGACAAAGACTTGGCGCGGGAATTTAGAAAAGATTGCCAACCCTTCCTCTGGTCCAGAAGCAGAGGAGCCTTTTGAGTTGCTTCATATGTTAGCTATTGGGGGCTTCATCATCATTTACAATTCAACATCACGGTAACAtttcatgacttttttttctgaCTTGCAGACCATGACTTTGGGCGACATTGTCTTGAAGAGAATCAGCAAAAGAGTTTAGACTAGTCTGCGTTTCATATTCTTTCACTGTGtaaaattaatgtaataaagtaaactttctttaaaaatatgcctttttttcttgatgggtTTCTATTGGTGGTGCTATTGAGCACTGAGCAGTTCTGTTTTTGTAAGCCCTGATAATCTGCCTGTTGCATCCTTCTGGGTCAGGTCTGAAGAACAGACCCCAGGCTGCCCACTCAGGTGACCCTATGAGGAACAGATGATGTGGCTGAATCTGTGGGGCAGCCCTGGAATGACCACATGGCAAGGAGCCAGAGCAAGAGGGTGTGCCGTGTGCTGGTCCTGAGGGTGACTCCTGTGGGGACAGAGAGAGCAGGATCTCTGGGCAGGCAAAGGGGAGCTATGCCCACCAGGGCGGCCACAGTGGCCCCACGCACCAGGGGACACGAACAAAACAAGCGGGCGCTGACCCACCAGATGAGCAGGTCTCTCTTCTAGAGGAGGGCTGAGCAACGACTGAGCAAGAGCTGCCAGAAATGAACAGAGGAAGCCCAGACAGAAATTTCCCCCAAGCTACAGGCAGAGGCACAACGTGGGAGAAGGATTTCTCTGAACAGCGCTCTGTACCGGGCAGTGGTAgctgttatgggttgaatcgCATATCCCCAAAACTCACATGTTGAAGTGCTCAACCTCATACGTCAGCTTGTGACCTTATTCAGAAGCAGAGTCATTGCAGATGTCATTAGTGAAGCTGAAATGAAGTCATACTGAAGTAGGATGGACGGGCCCTTAATCCAGTATGGCTGATGTCCtcaaaaaaggagaaatttgtgGATACAGACACCCACACAAGGAGGATGCCGTGTGACGTTTGGAGTTATGTAACCCCAAGTCAAGGAACTAGTGGGATTTGGCTGAGAGAGCCTGACAAGatctccccctctctcctccagagggagcatggcctgtacactttgatctcagacttctggcttcTAGAGCTCTGAGATGATAAATTTCTATGGTTGGGAGAACCCAGTCTGTGGCACTTCGCTATGGCATCCTTAGCAAAAGAATTTAGTGCTCCTACCCCAGGAGCGGCCAAGCCCGGGCATTTCCACCTTGTATCTTTCAGTTCTCAGAATTGTACGCAGCCCAGAGAAAGCTCTCAGCAAAGATgcctgaatgaatgaaggaatgactCTGTCTCATGTCCCACCTCCTCTCTTCCCACTTCTCAAGCTGAAACCCATTACTTGTCACTTGGATTGTCTCACAGTCCGCTAGGATATTACTTGTCACTTGGATTGTCTCACAGTCCGCTAGGacatctccctgcctctctctctctcctgctgacCTCCATCCCACTAACAGTCATCTCCCCTAAATGCGGCACTGATGCTAACATGTCTCAGTGCATTGCTTCACACATCAGAGTCAAACCACTAACCCTGCATTCAAGTCTCTATGAGGGGGTGAGTAAACTTTCTCTGGAaaaagccagagagtaaatattttcacatcTTTGCCACAACTCCCCAGTTTTGCTTTAGTGGCACCAAAAACAGCCAGACAACACCCACACAGATGGCCGTTTGGGTATTATCTGTGgctataaaactttatttatggacacggaaatttgaatttcatatcattttccTATGTCATAGAATatgattcttcttttgattttcttttcaacCATTGAAACACAGAAAATCATTCTTAGCTCACGTACATATAGAAAGAGGTGGCAACCGGATCTGACTCTTGGACCGTAGGTTGCCGACCTTGGCTGATGACAGCCTTGTAAAAATTCAGTTAGTGTGATGATAAACGTGGGAGGAGATTATAGGGTTATGTACATGAGGGGAGGTTTTGAGATTAAAAAGATTCTTGGGTATTTTCCTATGTGTCTGGATtaatgcacaaacacacacacacacacacacacatctctgtgCACAGACGTATAcctgaatatatacacacacacagatacatacacacatttcatGGCAGAGCAGTGACTTAAAAACCACAGGGCCACAGGGCTTCACACTTGACCGACACACATTAATGTTTGCTGAATTGAGCAAACCAATCCTGTGCCCAGCctatatgtatttttgttttctttatcgtTGACCATTGCTCTCAGGAGTTAATATTTGAACCTGGTCATAAAGGAGTCGACACCTACTGACCTACGGCCAACACTCGAAGCAGAGGGAGCCCCTATAAAACAGCCCACGCTGGCACCCGGCCGGCAGAGCTGCGACCAGCTGAGGACGGACCCTCGTCGCCACCATGAACTTCTCCGGCAAGTACGAACTGCAGAGCCAGGAAAACTTCGAGGCCTTCTCAAAGGCCGTTGGTGAGTgctgggccggggccggggccgaggCTGCGGGTCAAGGGAAGGAGGGTCCGGCCCTTTAAAGGAGCCGGACAGGTGGAGCCCAGGCAGGGTCTCCAGGTCGGGATGCGGGGAGCGGTTCAAGCTGTGCACAGACTAGGGGGCCTTGGCCTGCGTGTGGCTTTCACAGCTGGGGCTGTTCCTCCCTGGACAAGGCCACGTCACCGGCGAGTGGAAAGAGCACTGACCTACGGTCTGATCTGGACTGAGGCCACCTCTGCTGGTCCCTCGTTGTGTGACCctgtccattcactcattcattcatttcttcattcttctAACAAACATCGATTCAGAGCTAACCATACGCTGAGCTGGATGCCGTGCTGGGCAGACACCAGGGAGACAGGTACAGTGAGCCCCATGCTCAAGGGCacaattgagagagagagaaaaatgaagaaataagtgCACGAAGTATCTCTGATCGTGTCCTGAGTGCTGCCTTGGCCCCAAGCCCTGGGCTCAGCCCTCCGTAAGGCAGCTTCCTGTTGACTCCTCACTAAAAAGGTCTGAGTTGTGTgctattatttttcccattgtGCAGCTGAGGCAACTGAGGCCCGAAAGTTCAGGTAGTCCCAGCTGAGGTCACACAGGGAGCAATCCTACCTGAGTTGGGATTTGAAGGAGGAACTAGTTTCCAGACACCTTGTTTTAAATGCCTGTGCACCGATGTGCACCCCCATCCACCTCGCCCCACCCAAGTAACATCCAGGAGGATGTGATGCTCCCAGAAGGACCTCAAGGGAAGGCTTGGTGGTGGTCAAGGCGAGCCTTGGCTGTGTCTTGGAAGATGAGCAGGTGTCCACTAGGGGACAGGGGGAGGGGAGCgtgctccaggcagaggaagcaaaGGAGCAGTGGGACCAGGAAGGGTGCTGACAGGAAGAGGATGCAGAAGAGAGCAAAGGTCGACAGAGGAGGCCCCTTGGAGCCGGCTGAGAGCTTGGATCTTCTCCTGCAGGCCCCACTCTAGGCCTTGAACTGCTCACCTGTGCAACAGGACCCTCCCCACTGCTGTCAATGCACATGGTTTTCAACCCTCAATTCATGTGATGGAATAAACATGCTCTGTAATTTGTAAAGCTCTGTCCCGAGTCAGGGACTCTGGGCACATCTGACTCCAGGGCCCTGGTGGCAGAGGACTCGGCAGGGGTGGGGCACGGAGGTGTCCCAGGCACAGAGCTGGTGGGTGCTTGTTGTCTGGGCGTGATTATTAAGAGCTCCCTCTTTCACTTGCACGAGGGACCTGGCTTGGGAGATGAGCTGTAAGGTCACCCTGAGTGTGCAGGACGAAGTGCTAACAAAGTCTCCTGGCAGAAAGGAGGAGGGGTGAAGATGGAGAGCGAGTAAGAAGGAGGTGCCGTCAAGAGGAAGGCTTCTTCGaggcagaggagtggttttttgTAAACCAGCTGGCAAGATGCCGGGTGTGGGTGGTCAGGCCAAGTCAGGCCACTGACCTTCCCTTTTGGAGGTCGAAGCCCATGTCACTCACAGGACGCCAGTAAGGGCCGAGGCCTCCGTGACGCacagcacctccctccccctccgGGCTACAGAGTCCCTCTTGTAACCACTGCCTTCCAgctcccacctctgcccacctTAAACCTCAAACGGTTTCCACCAGGTCTGCCCGACGACCTCGTCCAGAAGAGTAAGGGCACTAAGGAGGTGACAGAAGTCGTGCAGAACGGGAAGCATTTCAAGTTTACTGTCACTGCTGGGCCCAAAGTGTTCCAGAACGAGTTCACTGTGGGTGAGGAGAGTGAGATGGAGACCATAACCGGGGAGAAGGTCAAGGTAGGAGCTCCCCTCTCTAACCCTCCTCTGCTTCCGGAACCTTCCCTGGAGCCTGGCCCCAGGGCTTCCTCCCCCAGGGCTCCCACCTCACAATTTCCACTGCTGAGACCCTATCTCTGAACCCACTgctggagggagaggcagagagacaaagCTCTTAAGAAAGATGCTCTTCTGGGAGCTCCCAGTTTCCTGGGACTGTCTGGGGGCGCTCTGGCCCAAGAGTCTGAGCTCCCCCTATGGAGGGTGCTGGGGAAACAGGCACACAGCAGGAATCTAAGACTCGGATTCTCCCAGGCCCCGCAATGGGCCAGGGGGCGCCAGTGCAAAACCCCTAAAAGCTCTGAGGTCATCCTTGGGCTAAAGGAAACGGGCCTCAGAGCTGGTGGTCACAgggagacttcctggaggaggtgctggcAACGCCAGTGTACCCAGGCCCAGGCAGGCCCTCAGACCAAGCCTTTGGGGGTGCTCACTGAGTCCCTGGCCTCAGCTgcctcagctgtgaaatgggcACGGTCCCCCTTCCCAGAGCAAAAGCAGTGGGCAGGGCAGCATCACCTCCAATGGGCTGTGTCAAAGGTGTGTAACGGGAGGTGGGTGCTGGCCATCTGCGGGGTTGGCAGGCACAGGTAGGGAGATCCAGGCAGTCGGGCCCCTCACCAGGAGCCCCTATTCCCCCCTCCAAAACTCCGCACACCCCAGCACAGCCAGAGCCCCTGAGCGGCATCCACCCTCCACACCAACAGCAACCCCCCCCCACTGTGATAACCATATGCATCGGGCTCAGCTGGCTGGTCTCCCCTCCCCTTCGGACAGCTCTCCGTTTCTGCTCTCCAGACGTAGCAGCACAGGTCGGAGGTCGGTGATAAATCTGAGGAGGGACATTCCCTTCTACACCCCCAGTTAGGGGGGGCAGGTCCTCAGGGGTTTCACCACAGGCCTTTCCAGTTGTCCATCTTGGAGGCAAAGTGTTAACCTTGGCCAGCGTCTTCTGCTTCCTGCTGGCTTTCTGTTACTCTTCCTGGATGCACAGAGCTTGAACAGGAGAAAGATAAAGGTGCTGGAAAGAGCAATACAAACCAAAGCAAAACCACGTGCTCGCCCATCTGGCCGGGATTTTGAatttagctgctccctccctccatGGACTTGCAATTTTATCTTAGTGTTTGTATTCGAAACACTCAGTGGTCTTATGCTGATTTCTGGATCCCATC containing:
- the LOC116278545 gene encoding fatty acid-binding protein, liver, with the protein product MNFSGKYELQSQENFEAFMKAIGLPDDLIQKGKDIKGVTEIVQNGKHFKLTITTGSRVIQNEFTLGEECELQTMTGEKVKAVVQLEGENKLVTTFKGIKSVTELNGDTIISTMTLGDIVLKRISKRV
- the LOC116278352 gene encoding fatty acid-binding protein, liver-like, yielding MNFSGKYELQSQENFEAFSKAVGLPDDLVQKSKGTKEVTEVVQNGKHFKFTVTAGPKVFQNEFTVGEESEMETITGEKVKAVVQLEGENKLVTTFKDIKSVTELNGDTIISTFTVGNIVYKRISKKI